From Methanosarcina lacustris Z-7289, one genomic window encodes:
- a CDS encoding CDC48 family AAA ATPase, translating to MEEIQLKVEKAYPIDLGRGIIRLDPTALLKLQLSPGDIVEIRGKKKTTAKVWRADRQDWEQGIVRIDNFIRQNAGVSIGEKVTIKKVEAPEAKKLILALPESMTQGGPELQFGEHANEIIKRHILKRPVFRGDIIPIINSMSQPMTESLTTSQVIPLVAVETDPANTIVLITEATIIELRKKPVQGYEKAARGVTTYEDIGGLGQEIMRVREIIEMPIKHPELFAHLNIEPPKGVILYGPPGTGKTLIAKAVANESGASFHYIAGPEIVGKFYGESEERLRKIFEDATQDAPSVIFIDEIDSIAPKRENVTGEVERRVVAQLLTLLDGMEERGQVVVIGATNRVDAIDPALRRPGRFDREIHIGVPDTKDRYEILQIHTRGMPIENDDETRITEHETEAEIKAETGIKAETGIKAETGIEVETGIEAGTGVEAETGVKAEIEIDEAAIEREKKEEPNPYLMYLAEKTQGFVGADLLALVQEAAMRCLRESLPDLDIEKETIPPERLVKIVVTKKNFEDALMEAEPSALREIFVEMPSVSWDDVGGLDEAKHSIVEAVEWPIKNPEKFLQMGIKAPKGILLYGPPGTGKTLIAQAIAKESNANFISVKGPEMFSKWLGESEKAIRETFKKARQVAPCVVFFDEIDSIAAMQGMDTDSRTSERVLNQLLTEMDGLETLKDVVVIAATNRPNLLDPAIIRPGRFDRLVYVGAPDRKGRMRIFKIHTKNTPLAEDVDLENLASITDGYVGADIEAVCREAVMIALRENFDIEKIEMRHFREALKKVKPTISENIAQFYEKIEEQFKGGQRPIETAGLVGYR from the coding sequence ATGGAAGAAATACAGTTGAAGGTTGAAAAGGCATATCCTATTGACCTTGGAAGAGGAATTATCCGGCTTGACCCTACAGCGCTACTGAAACTTCAGCTCTCTCCCGGTGACATTGTGGAGATTAGGGGGAAGAAAAAGACCACAGCAAAGGTATGGAGGGCAGACAGGCAGGATTGGGAACAGGGAATCGTGCGTATTGATAATTTCATCCGGCAAAACGCCGGAGTTTCCATAGGGGAGAAGGTGACCATTAAAAAGGTCGAAGCCCCGGAGGCAAAAAAGCTTATTCTGGCACTTCCGGAAAGCATGACCCAGGGTGGGCCTGAACTGCAGTTTGGGGAACATGCAAATGAGATTATAAAGAGGCATATCCTGAAAAGACCTGTGTTCAGGGGGGACATAATTCCGATTATAAACTCAATGTCTCAGCCAATGACTGAGTCCCTGACAACAAGCCAGGTAATTCCCCTGGTTGCTGTTGAGACAGACCCTGCAAACACCATTGTCCTGATCACGGAAGCAACAATTATTGAACTCCGGAAAAAACCGGTACAGGGCTACGAAAAAGCGGCAAGGGGTGTCACCACCTATGAAGATATAGGAGGACTGGGACAGGAGATCATGCGCGTCCGGGAAATAATAGAGATGCCGATTAAACACCCGGAGCTCTTTGCCCACCTTAATATAGAGCCTCCAAAGGGAGTTATCCTCTACGGCCCACCCGGTACCGGAAAGACCCTGATTGCAAAAGCCGTGGCAAATGAATCGGGAGCAAGCTTCCACTACATTGCAGGTCCCGAAATTGTGGGGAAGTTCTACGGTGAAAGCGAGGAAAGGTTAAGGAAGATCTTTGAAGATGCAACTCAAGACGCCCCTTCAGTTATTTTCATTGATGAAATCGATTCCATTGCCCCAAAAAGGGAAAACGTAACAGGGGAAGTGGAAAGGCGAGTGGTTGCCCAGCTCTTGACCCTTCTTGACGGGATGGAGGAAAGAGGGCAGGTAGTGGTTATAGGGGCTACTAACCGTGTGGATGCAATTGACCCCGCACTCAGAAGACCCGGCCGCTTTGACAGGGAAATCCATATTGGAGTGCCGGATACAAAAGACAGGTACGAGATCCTGCAGATTCACACACGGGGCATGCCAATTGAGAACGACGACGAAACCAGGATAACCGAGCACGAAACTGAAGCCGAAATTAAAGCCGAAACTGGAATTAAAGCCGAAACTGGAATTAAAGCCGAAACTGGAATTGAAGTCGAAACTGGAATTGAAGCCGGAACTGGAGTCGAAGCCGAAACTGGAGTCAAAGCTGAAATAGAAATTGATGAAGCAGCAATAGAGAGGGAAAAGAAAGAGGAGCCGAACCCGTACCTTATGTACCTGGCTGAGAAGACACAGGGCTTTGTGGGTGCAGATCTTCTGGCTCTCGTGCAGGAAGCAGCAATGCGCTGCCTCAGGGAAAGCCTGCCTGACCTTGACATCGAAAAAGAAACAATTCCTCCTGAACGGCTGGTAAAGATTGTTGTAACTAAAAAGAACTTCGAAGATGCCCTGATGGAGGCTGAACCCTCAGCTTTGAGAGAGATCTTTGTTGAGATGCCTTCGGTTAGCTGGGACGATGTGGGTGGCCTGGATGAGGCAAAGCATTCGATTGTTGAAGCTGTCGAGTGGCCTATTAAAAACCCGGAAAAGTTTCTCCAGATGGGCATAAAAGCTCCAAAGGGAATCCTGCTTTACGGCCCGCCAGGGACGGGAAAGACCCTGATCGCACAGGCTATTGCCAAAGAGTCAAATGCCAATTTCATAAGCGTCAAAGGGCCAGAGATGTTTTCAAAGTGGCTTGGAGAGTCGGAAAAGGCAATTCGGGAAACCTTCAAGAAAGCAAGGCAGGTTGCTCCCTGTGTTGTCTTCTTTGATGAGATCGACTCCATTGCTGCCATGCAGGGGATGGATACGGACAGCCGGACTTCGGAAAGGGTACTCAACCAGTTGCTGACTGAAATGGACGGGCTTGAGACTCTCAAAGACGTGGTCGTAATTGCCGCAACAAACCGCCCTAACCTGCTTGATCCTGCAATCATCCGCCCAGGGCGTTTTGACAGGCTGGTTTACGTTGGGGCACCTGACCGTAAGGGTAGGATGAGGATCTTTAAGATCCACACAAAGAATACGCCTCTTGCAGAGGACGTGGACCTTGAGAACCTTGCCAGTATAACAGATGGATATGTGGGTGCTGACATCGAAGCGGTATGTAGAGAGGCTGTAATGATTGCTCTCAGGGAGAACTTCGATATCGAAAAGATTGAGATGAGGCACTTCAGAGAAGCCCTTAAGAAAGTAAAACCCACAATTTCCGAAAACATTGCACAGTTTTATGAGAAGATAGAGGAGCAGTTTAAGGGAGGTCAGAGACCGATCGAGACAGCTGGACTTGTGGGATACAGGTAA
- a CDS encoding NAD+ synthase: protein MDLEKAQNRIIDFIRNETGKAGVNGAVVGISGGIDSALTATLAVKALGKDRVLGIYLPESSLTPAVDSEDANILADWLGIEYRTIDISGIVSAFMDAVPESKSADRLTRGNLKARTRMSLLYFHANQLNRMVIGTGNKTELLLGYYTKYGDGGVDLEPIGGLYKTEVWELSRRLGIPEPLITKKPSAGLWAGQTDEAELGISYVKVDEVLKMLEKGAEHEKILNAAGISAEQLSSVTGRIERNKHKRKVPPVPELY, encoded by the coding sequence ATGGACCTTGAAAAAGCACAGAACAGGATTATTGATTTTATCCGGAATGAGACTGGCAAAGCAGGTGTAAACGGGGCAGTTGTAGGCATCAGCGGGGGTATTGACTCCGCCCTTACCGCAACTCTTGCTGTAAAAGCTCTGGGAAAAGACAGGGTTCTTGGCATTTATCTGCCCGAAAGCAGCCTTACTCCTGCTGTTGATAGCGAAGATGCGAACATTCTTGCAGACTGGCTCGGGATTGAGTATAGGACAATTGACATCTCAGGCATTGTCTCGGCTTTCATGGATGCTGTTCCTGAGAGTAAATCCGCAGACAGGCTCACCAGAGGCAACCTGAAAGCAAGAACCCGGATGTCCCTTCTCTATTTCCATGCAAACCAGCTTAACCGCATGGTCATAGGGACCGGGAACAAAACCGAGCTCCTTCTTGGCTATTACACAAAATACGGGGATGGAGGCGTTGACCTTGAACCTATAGGCGGGCTCTACAAGACCGAGGTATGGGAGCTTTCTCGCAGGCTCGGAATTCCGGAACCCCTCATTACCAAAAAACCGTCTGCAGGATTATGGGCAGGTCAGACCGATGAAGCCGAACTCGGGATTTCTTATGTGAAGGTCGATGAGGTGCTCAAGATGCTTGAAAAAGGCGCGGAACACGAAAAAATACTGAATGCTGCTGGGATTTCTGCTGAACAGCTCAGTTCTGTTACCGGACGCATTGAGAGAAACAAGCATAAAAGAAAAGTTCCGCCTGTGCCGGAACTATACTGA
- a CDS encoding tRNA(Ile)(2)-agmatinylcytidine synthase, which yields MIIGIDDTDSNEGMCTTYLGALLLEELQEYGTVEALPLLVRLNPTIPYKTRGNAAVALKLKTDCPEKVIAHVTSRIGELARMECEKTNPGAVFILEKDYETLKPVLMSFLEEAVKEVIEIDNAKDLISELGIASKSFKNGRGIIGALAACGAMLNPEKWDCTFEYLAYRQKEKWGTQRDVDKDSFFEADRETYPETWDTVDLTNRLVVCVPRSGDPVLFGIRGENPEIVSKAAALIRAEPVERFAVYRTNQGTDMHLLPAQNIAEIRDMHSYRLEGTVSTAPKTIEGGHVIFAVLDREGDEIDCAAFEPTKNFRYLIRKLVPGDRVILSGSVTSGTLNIEKIELKALTPVYREENPKCPECGKHMKSAGQGQGFRCKKCGTMSLSKVKYEAERDLEPGLYEVPPCARRHLAKPLARDKRQDIRLHPAR from the coding sequence ATGATCATTGGAATTGACGATACAGACTCAAATGAAGGCATGTGCACCACATATCTGGGAGCCCTGCTGCTTGAAGAACTGCAGGAGTACGGGACTGTAGAAGCCCTGCCCCTTCTTGTGCGCCTGAACCCTACCATTCCCTACAAAACAAGAGGTAACGCAGCAGTTGCCCTGAAACTTAAAACTGACTGTCCTGAAAAAGTAATCGCGCATGTAACATCCAGAATAGGGGAACTTGCACGCATGGAGTGCGAAAAAACCAATCCTGGCGCCGTATTTATTCTGGAAAAAGATTACGAAACCCTGAAACCTGTCCTCATGAGTTTTCTGGAAGAGGCTGTAAAGGAAGTAATTGAAATAGATAATGCAAAGGACCTTATTTCGGAGCTCGGGATTGCCTCAAAAAGCTTCAAAAACGGAAGGGGAATCATAGGTGCTCTTGCAGCCTGCGGGGCAATGTTGAACCCTGAAAAGTGGGACTGCACTTTCGAGTATCTGGCGTACAGGCAGAAAGAGAAATGGGGAACTCAACGTGATGTCGATAAGGACAGTTTTTTTGAAGCTGACAGGGAAACCTACCCTGAAACCTGGGATACTGTAGACCTTACAAACAGGCTCGTAGTCTGCGTGCCTCGCTCGGGAGACCCGGTATTATTCGGGATAAGAGGAGAAAACCCTGAGATAGTTAGTAAAGCTGCAGCCCTGATCCGGGCAGAGCCTGTTGAGCGCTTCGCTGTGTACAGGACAAACCAGGGAACGGACATGCACCTCCTGCCAGCACAGAATATCGCTGAAATCAGGGACATGCATTCTTACAGGCTTGAAGGTACGGTCTCGACAGCCCCGAAAACCATTGAAGGGGGACACGTTATCTTTGCTGTCCTGGATCGGGAAGGAGATGAAATCGACTGTGCAGCCTTTGAACCAACAAAGAATTTCAGGTATCTTATCCGAAAATTGGTGCCCGGAGATCGGGTCATCCTTTCAGGAAGTGTCACTTCCGGGACCCTGAATATTGAAAAAATAGAACTTAAAGCTCTTACCCCTGTCTACAGGGAAGAGAACCCAAAGTGCCCGGAGTGCGGAAAACATATGAAATCTGCAGGTCAGGGTCAGGGGTTCCGCTGCAAAAAGTGCGGGACGATGTCCCTTTCAAAAGTAAAATATGAGGCAGAGAGAGACCTTGAACCCGGGCTCTATGAAGTCCCTCCCTGTGCCAGGAGACACCTCGCAAAGCCGCTTGCAAGAGACAAACGCCAGGACATAAGGCTTCATCCTGCCCGTTAA
- a CDS encoding transcriptional regulator, whose protein sequence is MTKEVLIHQIIDVLSRAGFALSDRCNIRPRSFDVAARKYETLLLCKVLFNIDGLNEETAREMKYLAEYLGGSAIVVGAKTRDQMLEDSVVYMRYDILALNVQTLHDYFVENIPPLVSAAPGGLYVAIEGGLLRKSRTDQSMSLGTLASMVGVSRRTISKYEEEGMDASIDVVLQLEDIFGLELARPIDILKSCGSRRSRKKAEPEKTEPEKEETQVKHNTLLPEDLILNTISMLGYDVLHTAQAPFKAISRDKSSVILTGVSEFNTTVIKRAHLMSSISCITETQSVFIINGHSKLKSVENTVLIEKKELDRISDSQELLEFIEERKENHSGA, encoded by the coding sequence ATGACAAAAGAGGTTCTCATACATCAAATTATTGATGTATTGTCGCGTGCGGGTTTTGCACTCTCTGATCGATGTAATATACGCCCCAGGAGCTTTGATGTTGCCGCGCGGAAATATGAAACACTATTACTTTGCAAGGTTTTATTTAACATTGACGGCCTGAACGAAGAAACAGCCAGGGAGATGAAATACCTTGCTGAGTACCTCGGAGGTTCCGCTATCGTTGTTGGGGCAAAGACAAGGGACCAGATGCTTGAAGACAGCGTTGTCTACATGCGCTATGATATCCTTGCCCTGAATGTCCAGACTCTCCATGACTACTTTGTAGAAAATATCCCGCCTCTGGTTTCAGCAGCACCCGGAGGGCTTTATGTCGCAATAGAAGGAGGCCTCCTTAGGAAATCAAGGACGGACCAGTCCATGTCTCTTGGGACCCTGGCTTCTATGGTAGGGGTTTCAAGAAGGACTATCAGCAAATATGAAGAAGAAGGTATGGACGCATCCATTGATGTCGTGCTCCAGCTTGAGGACATTTTCGGGCTTGAACTGGCAAGGCCCATAGATATCCTGAAATCCTGCGGGAGCAGAAGGTCAAGGAAGAAGGCAGAACCTGAAAAGACAGAACCTGAAAAGGAAGAAACACAGGTAAAACATAATACACTTTTACCGGAAGACCTGATCCTAAATACGATTTCAATGCTCGGATATGATGTCCTTCATACTGCACAGGCACCTTTCAAGGCGATCTCACGGGACAAGTCTTCAGTTATCCTTACAGGTGTCAGTGAGTTCAACACAACAGTAATCAAAAGGGCCCATTTGATGAGCAGCATCTCCTGCATTACGGAAACTCAATCCGTGTTCATCATTAACGGGCATTCCAAACTGAAGTCAGTCGAAAATACGGTGCTGATAGAAAAGAAAGAACTTGACAGGATAAGTGATTCTCAGGAACTCCTTGAGTTCATAGAGGAGCGCAAGGAAAACCATAGCGGCGCGTAA